Proteins encoded within one genomic window of Cucumis sativus cultivar 9930 chromosome 3, Cucumber_9930_V3, whole genome shotgun sequence:
- the LOC101207659 gene encoding putative pentatricopeptide repeat-containing protein At1g09680 isoform X2, protein MKLFSNHSSHGITSMPNNSSFKHSISLSKPSFLYSTWHSPPPLAALADPVLAAVSTAINNAQTKPLASSLRRLLPSFKPHHFIDLINQNPFSLSPSSLFSFFNWLSSIPTFRHTSQSYCAMANFLSAHQMFQECQSIIRFLVSRKGKDSAASVFAAILDTAGRLDVAEQLFDEMQQRGLRPNGITFTALIDGQCRSRRIDSAMNTYHQMLTMGVKPDLVMYNTLLNGLCKVGDVNKARKLVDEMRMVGMKPDKITYTTLIDGYCKEGDLESAMEIRKGMNEEGVVLDNVAFTALISGFCRDGRVRDAERTLREMVEAGMKPDDATYTMVIDGYCKKGNVKMGFKLLKEMQINGHKPGVITYNVLMNGLCKQGQMKNANMLLEAMLNLGVTPDDITYNILLEGHCKNGKAEDLLKLRNEKGLIVDYAYYTSLVSEYNKSLKDRQKR, encoded by the exons ATGAAATTATTTTCCAATCACAGCTCTCATGGAATCACATCCATGCCCAACAATTCTTCCTTCAAACACTCCATTTCCCTCTCCAAACCTTCCTTCCTCTATTCCACATGGCATTCTCCACCACCGCTGGCGGCTTTGGCTGACCCTGTACTCGCCGCCGTCTCCACAGCCATCAACAACGCCCAAACAAAGCCTCTCGCCTCTTCTCTCCGCCGCCTTCTCCCTTCCTTCAAACCCCACCATTTCATCGACCTCATCAACCAAAaccctttctctctttccccctcctctctcttctccttcttcaatTGGCTCTCTTCTATCCCCACCTTTCGCCACACTTCTCAATCCTACTGCGCTATGGCTAATTTCCTCTCTGCCCATCAAATGTTCCAAGAATGTCAATCGATTATACGATTTCTTGTCTCCCGCAAAGGCAAGGACTCGGCGGCTTCCGTCTTTGCAGCGATTCTTGACACTGCAG GTAGGTTAGATGTTGCAGAACaactgtttgatgaaatgcagCAGAGAGGATTGAGACCAAACGGCATTACGTTCACCGCATTGATTGACGGGCAATGTAGGAGCAGACGAATTGACTCAGCTATGAACACTTATCACCAAATGTTAACCATGGGAGTGAAACCAGATTTGGTTATGTACAATACACTCTTAAATGGCCTTTGCAAGGTTGGGGATGTTAATAAAGCTAGGAAGCTAGTTGATGAAATGAGAATGGTGGGGATGAAACCTGATAAAATCACTTACACCACACTCATAGACGGTTATTGCAAAGAGGGAGATCTAGAATCAGCCATGGAGATTAGGAAAGGGATGAATGAAGAAGGGGTTGTGCTGGATAATGTAGCATTCACAGCCCTTATTTCAGGTTTCTGTAGAGATGGAAGGGTGAGAGATGCAGAGAGGACCTTGAGGGAGATGGTGGAAGCCGGTATGAAACCCGATGATGCCACATATACTATGGTAATCGATGGGTATTGCAAGAAAGGCAATGTTAAGATGGGGTTTAAGCTGCTGAAAGAGATGCAAATCAATGGCCATAAACCTGGTGTCATAACTTATAATGTGCTTATGAATGGACTTTGCAAGCAAGGACAGATGAAGAATGCAAATATGCTATTGGAAGCAATGCTTAATTTAGGAGTAACTCCAGATGACATTACATACAACATTCTTTTGGAAGGGCACTGTAAAAATGGAAAAGCAGAAGATTTGCTTAAACTCAGAAATGAGAAAGGACTCATAGTAGATTATGCGTATTATACTTCTTTAGTCAGTGAATACAATAAATCCTTAAAGGATCGTCAAAAGAGGTGA
- the LOC101207659 gene encoding putative pentatricopeptide repeat-containing protein At1g09680 isoform X1, translated as MKLFSNHSSHGITSMPNNSSFKHSISLSKPSFLYSTWHSPPPLAALADPVLAAVSTAINNAQTKPLASSLRRLLPSFKPHHFIDLINQNPFSLSPSSLFSFFNWLSSIPTFRHTSQSYCAMANFLSAHQMFQECQSIIRFLVSRKGKDSAASVFAAILDTAGTRCSNFVFDALMIAYWDSGFVSDAIQCFRLVRNSNFQIPFHGCGYLLDKMINSNSPVTIWTFYSEILEYGFPPKVQYYNILINKFCKEGSIRDAKLIFNEIRKRGLRPTTVSFNTLINGLCKSRNLDEGFRLKKTMEENRIYPDVFTYSVLIHGLCKEGRLDVAEQLFDEMQQRGLRPNGITFTALIDGQCRSRRIDSAMNTYHQMLTMGVKPDLVMYNTLLNGLCKVGDVNKARKLVDEMRMVGMKPDKITYTTLIDGYCKEGDLESAMEIRKGMNEEGVVLDNVAFTALISGFCRDGRVRDAERTLREMVEAGMKPDDATYTMVIDGYCKKGNVKMGFKLLKEMQINGHKPGVITYNVLMNGLCKQGQMKNANMLLEAMLNLGVTPDDITYNILLEGHCKNGKAEDLLKLRNEKGLIVDYAYYTSLVSEYNKSLKDRQKR; from the coding sequence ATGAAATTATTTTCCAATCACAGCTCTCATGGAATCACATCCATGCCCAACAATTCTTCCTTCAAACACTCCATTTCCCTCTCCAAACCTTCCTTCCTCTATTCCACATGGCATTCTCCACCACCGCTGGCGGCTTTGGCTGACCCTGTACTCGCCGCCGTCTCCACAGCCATCAACAACGCCCAAACAAAGCCTCTCGCCTCTTCTCTCCGCCGCCTTCTCCCTTCCTTCAAACCCCACCATTTCATCGACCTCATCAACCAAAaccctttctctctttccccctcctctctcttctccttcttcaatTGGCTCTCTTCTATCCCCACCTTTCGCCACACTTCTCAATCCTACTGCGCTATGGCTAATTTCCTCTCTGCCCATCAAATGTTCCAAGAATGTCAATCGATTATACGATTTCTTGTCTCCCGCAAAGGCAAGGACTCGGCGGCTTCCGTCTTTGCAGCGATTCTTGACACTGCAGGTACGCGTTGTtcgaattttgtttttgatgcTTTGATGATTGCATATTGGGATTCCGGATTCGTCTCCGATGCTATTCAGTGTTTTAGGCTGGTTAGGAATAGCAATTTTCAAATCCCGTTTCATGGTTGCGGGTACTTGCttgataaaatgataaattcgAACTCCCCTGTTACAATTTGGACGTTTTACTCGGAAATTTTGGAATATGGGTTCCCGCCCAAAGTGCAGtattacaatattttgatCAATAAGTTCTGTAAAGAGGGAAGTATTAGAGATGCCAAGTtgatttttaatgaaattagGAAGAGGGGTTTGCGTCCTACAACTGTTAGTTTCAATACCTTGATTAATGGGCTCTGTAAATCTAGAAATTTAGATGAGGGGTTTAGGTTGAAGAAGACCATGGAAGAGAATAGAATATATCCTGATGTTTTCACTTACAGCGTTCTGATTCATGGATTATGCAAGGAAGGTAGGTTAGATGTTGCAGAACaactgtttgatgaaatgcagCAGAGAGGATTGAGACCAAACGGCATTACGTTCACCGCATTGATTGACGGGCAATGTAGGAGCAGACGAATTGACTCAGCTATGAACACTTATCACCAAATGTTAACCATGGGAGTGAAACCAGATTTGGTTATGTACAATACACTCTTAAATGGCCTTTGCAAGGTTGGGGATGTTAATAAAGCTAGGAAGCTAGTTGATGAAATGAGAATGGTGGGGATGAAACCTGATAAAATCACTTACACCACACTCATAGACGGTTATTGCAAAGAGGGAGATCTAGAATCAGCCATGGAGATTAGGAAAGGGATGAATGAAGAAGGGGTTGTGCTGGATAATGTAGCATTCACAGCCCTTATTTCAGGTTTCTGTAGAGATGGAAGGGTGAGAGATGCAGAGAGGACCTTGAGGGAGATGGTGGAAGCCGGTATGAAACCCGATGATGCCACATATACTATGGTAATCGATGGGTATTGCAAGAAAGGCAATGTTAAGATGGGGTTTAAGCTGCTGAAAGAGATGCAAATCAATGGCCATAAACCTGGTGTCATAACTTATAATGTGCTTATGAATGGACTTTGCAAGCAAGGACAGATGAAGAATGCAAATATGCTATTGGAAGCAATGCTTAATTTAGGAGTAACTCCAGATGACATTACATACAACATTCTTTTGGAAGGGCACTGTAAAAATGGAAAAGCAGAAGATTTGCTTAAACTCAGAAATGAGAAAGGACTCATAGTAGATTATGCGTATTATACTTCTTTAGTCAGTGAATACAATAAATCCTTAAAGGATCGTCAAAAGAGGTGA